A genomic region of Nymphalis io chromosome 3, ilAglIoxx1.1, whole genome shotgun sequence contains the following coding sequences:
- the LOC126781056 gene encoding suppressor APC domain-containing protein 2: MKNLGHTDMESLPKQFVLAMRTLFDIMDDKHTGYVKLTDIENRWRDDRTKGLPRGVIESLQKVASHDGLLTFESFCTGLKICLLRNQVQNASSKINTINEGIDNTGINSQISTNIHRPPSAPIIDLDNSHSTRNWNLMRNAGNSTHRTTSMPQLVEDKNNALPELLQTGKVTSVSKHDTSQSLKIYGPPKPPRLEKNAMERKETSRSIYKSEEAALESDDIEEPKLDFEEITRSIEGQDRGLGDGRSANGTQPNLRKTSRRREPRRHTLHNGVDYNLLKKMKQIEQEKDVLLQGLTAVEEAREWYLKQLTEVQDKMRYAGRMGAYVEPWNEAHQERLELLRARILELNRQLGALATGWRHGPLSLHMNLALPTTLNTLPTPNNATVLRSQNRMLAEEVNRKNERISVLEREKSALIRELLLQRNRTKLLDNFT; this comes from the exons ATGAAAAATTTAGGTCATACAGACATGGAATCTTTACCTAAGCAGTTTGTTTTAGCAATGAGAACACTATTCGATATAATGGATGATAAACACACAGGGTATGTAAAGTTAACAGATATCGAAAATCGATGGCGCGATGACCGTACTAAAGGCCTACCCCGTGGTGTTATTGAAAGTCTTCAAAAGGTTGCTTCGCATGATGGTCTATTAACATTTGAAAGTTTTTGTACTGGCCTCAAAATTTGTCTGCTACGGAACCAAGTCCAAAATGCgtctagtaaaataaatacaataaatgaagGTATTGATAATACTGGTATTAATTCTCAAATAAGTACGAATATACATCGGCCTCCATCAGCCCCAATAATTGATCTAGACAATTCACATAGTACCAGAAATTGGAATTTAATGAGAAACGCTGGAAATTCAACTCATCGAACTACTAGCATGCCTCAACTAGTTGAAGATAAAAACAATGCTCTACCTGAGCTATTGCAAACTGGGAAAGTAACTTCAGTATCTAAGCATGACACATCTCAATCTCTTAAGATTTATGGTCCTCCAAAGCCTCCAAGACTAGAGAAAAATGCAATGGAAAGAAAAGAAACTTCTAGAAGTATTTACAAATCGGAAGAGGCGGCTTTAGAGAGTGATGATATAGAAGAACCTAAATTGGATTTTGAAGAAATAACAAGATCAATAGAAGGACAAGACCGTGGCCTCGGTGATGGGCGATCTGCTAATGGAACACAACCAAATCTACGAAAGACATCGCGACGACGAGAGCCTCGTCGGCACACCCTACATAACGGTGTagattataacttattaaaaaaaatgaagcaaATTGAACAAGAAAAAGACGTGTTATTACAAGGATTAACAGCTGTAGAGGAAGCACGAGAAtggtatttaaaacaattaactgAAGTGCAAGATAAAATGCGATACGCAGGAAGAATGGGCGCATATGtg GAACCATGGAATGAAGCACATCAAGAGCGCTTAGAATTACTACGTGCAAGAATCTTGGAACTAAATCGACAACTTGGGGCACTGGCTACTGGGTGGCGCCACGGACCGCTGTCTTTACACATGAATCTTGCTTTGCCAACAACGTTGAATACTTTGCCAACACCTAATAATGCAACTGTTCTCCGGTCTCAAAATCGAATGCTAGCAGAG GAAGTTAATCGCAAGAACGAAAGAATATCAGTCctagaaagagaaaaatcagcACTCATCAGAGAACTTTTACTACAAAGAAATAGAACAAAGTTATTAGACAATTTTACATAA
- the LOC126781057 gene encoding uncharacterized protein LOC126781057 isoform X1: MSNAEEKSFEAIETNGNLNKDEDRKNWVKFDDESPQQSDFNLKSEVVDESAASTIRHSTASNSAIPAVLKTETVHVNLDRSENNIEPLSQSAVMKNVEYINTRHGFTNGDVIVTLLPTNTKWPWITTARFRPELVPEELMAQGLTLTVEEYVHAMELLVNDARFTMYNICYKRVLVCWITIAFLVLLTLLFSGLTGLTLFALGVMWLVLNAMAIFLCMWIKLKLSKGLEQCLASVNKLLNKHKLLLALDDRGRISCHKVNLCYMYFDSGPCIAHLQQFIDSEEGKTIMQGWERRLDVSTNDIVIQGSQSTRLSRKQDMAEQVFLRYLQRWGKDFLRRRLDWTLDEDGGNPASPRHLANALCPCQYIEEILRNKEPKDNRACCPPCNNWLRRRGLD, translated from the exons atgAGCAATGCAGAAGAAAAGTCATTTGAAGCTATTGAAACAAATGGTAATTTAAACAAAGATGAAGATAGAAAAAATTGGGTTAAATTTGATGATGAATCTCCACAACAAAGTGATTTTAATCTAAAATCAGAAGTGGTGGATGAATCAGCTGCTAGTACTATAAGGCATTCAACGGCTTCAAATTCTGCTATACCTGCTGTACTAAAAACTGAAACAGTGCATGTAAACTTAGATCGCAGCGAAAATAATATCGAACCACTGTCGCAAAGTGCTGTTATgaaaaatgttgaatatatCAATACCCGTCATGGTTTTA CTAATGGCGACGTTATTGTGACCTTGTTGCCTACTAATACGAAATGGCCATGGATTACCACTGCAAGATTTCGTCCAGAACTTGTCCCCGAGGAGCTAATGGCTCAGGGCTTAAct CTGACTGTTGAGGAATATGTTCATGCAATGGAACTTCTTGTAAATGATGCCCGTTttacaatgtataatatttgcTACAAGAGAGTTCTAGTTTGTTGGATTACTATAGCATTTCTTGTGCTCCTAACCTTACTATTTTCGGGCTTGACTGGTCTGACATTATTTGCACTTGGAGTTATGTGGCTTGTTCTTAATGCAATGGCCATTTTTCTTTGCATGTGGATAAAGTTAAAACTATCCAAAGGATTAGAGCAATGTTTAGCaagtgttaataaattattgaataaacacAAACTTTTGCTAGCATTAGATGACAGAGGAAGAATATCATGTCACAAAGTAAACCTTTGCTATATGTATTTTGATTCGGGGCCATGCATAGCACATTTACAGCAGTTTATTGATAGCGAGGAAGGTAAAACAATAATGCAAGGTTGGGAACGACGATTAGATGTGTCAACCAATGATATTGTCATACAAGGCAGCCAATCTACAAGATTATCCCGAAAACAg GATATGGCGGAGCAAGTGTTCCTCCGGTATCTTCAGCGGTGGGGCAAAGACTTCTTAAGACGACGACTCGATTGGACACTAGACGAGGATGGCGGAAATCCCGCTTCGCCAAGGCACTTAGCTAATGCGTTGTGCCCTTGTCAGTATATAGAGGAGATATTGCGGAACAAAGAACCCAAAGATAATCGTGCCTGTTGTCCACCGTGCAACAACTGGCTCAGGCGCCGCGGTCTTGATTGA
- the LOC126781057 gene encoding uncharacterized protein LOC126781057 isoform X2, whose product MSNAEEKSFEAIETNGNLNKDEDRKNWVKFDDESPQQSDFNLKSEVVDESAASTIRHSTASNSAIPAVLKTETVHVNLDRSENNIEPLSQSAVMKNVEYINTRHGFTNGDVIVTLLPTNTKWPWITTARFRPELVPEELMAQGLTLTVEEYVHAMELLVNDARFTMYNICYKRVLVCWITIAFLVLLTLLFSGLTGLTLFALGVMWLVLNAMAIFLCMWIKLKLSKGLEQCLASVNKLLNKHKLLLALDDRGRISCHKVNLCYMYFDSGPCIAHLQQFIDSEEGKTIMQGWERRLDVSTNDIVIQGSQSTRLSRKQERGALLYLRYAGRWGSHAVKNRLNLSSAQPGRHGEKFICPCQFIEEHLKTKPPGGLAKFFTLPTQSIQLY is encoded by the exons atgAGCAATGCAGAAGAAAAGTCATTTGAAGCTATTGAAACAAATGGTAATTTAAACAAAGATGAAGATAGAAAAAATTGGGTTAAATTTGATGATGAATCTCCACAACAAAGTGATTTTAATCTAAAATCAGAAGTGGTGGATGAATCAGCTGCTAGTACTATAAGGCATTCAACGGCTTCAAATTCTGCTATACCTGCTGTACTAAAAACTGAAACAGTGCATGTAAACTTAGATCGCAGCGAAAATAATATCGAACCACTGTCGCAAAGTGCTGTTATgaaaaatgttgaatatatCAATACCCGTCATGGTTTTA CTAATGGCGACGTTATTGTGACCTTGTTGCCTACTAATACGAAATGGCCATGGATTACCACTGCAAGATTTCGTCCAGAACTTGTCCCCGAGGAGCTAATGGCTCAGGGCTTAAct CTGACTGTTGAGGAATATGTTCATGCAATGGAACTTCTTGTAAATGATGCCCGTTttacaatgtataatatttgcTACAAGAGAGTTCTAGTTTGTTGGATTACTATAGCATTTCTTGTGCTCCTAACCTTACTATTTTCGGGCTTGACTGGTCTGACATTATTTGCACTTGGAGTTATGTGGCTTGTTCTTAATGCAATGGCCATTTTTCTTTGCATGTGGATAAAGTTAAAACTATCCAAAGGATTAGAGCAATGTTTAGCaagtgttaataaattattgaataaacacAAACTTTTGCTAGCATTAGATGACAGAGGAAGAATATCATGTCACAAAGTAAACCTTTGCTATATGTATTTTGATTCGGGGCCATGCATAGCACATTTACAGCAGTTTATTGATAGCGAGGAAGGTAAAACAATAATGCAAGGTTGGGAACGACGATTAGATGTGTCAACCAATGATATTGTCATACAAGGCAGCCAATCTACAAGATTATCCCGAAAACAg GAGAGAGGTGCGCTTCTATATTTACGATATGCCGGTCGTTGGGGATCACATGCAGTTAAAAACAGATTGAATCTCAGCAGTGCTCAACCCGGACGCCATGGCGAAAAATTCATCTGTCCTTGTCAGTTCATAGAAGAACACTTGAAAACGAAGCCACCTGGAGGATTAGCTAAGTTTTTCACTTTACCTACTCAAAGTATTCAGTTATACTGa
- the LOC126781051 gene encoding glycerophosphocholine phosphodiesterase GPCPD1 isoform X3, which translates to MSEKLNPEKSEILSQEWTFTVSVSNIGPKEKVVMAGNIAELGEWDYKKVVLLHQVEDTDIWTITIIIPNTCDVFYRYAICLFNEETKDIIVRRWETNIQPRVIKENMLHPVTDTFGEYGGKQNICRGWLTSQSLVQFKFNNNPLKLKSRFVGRLINIKITPVKLSFGAEPQIEDSSLSTDTADVEIPVGVFVEIATLDNDPSICNLQPQEQFGREYKPNDIMLVNVLAPNPKSLAYLIDFYSYSTRASVEEPPCHIGYTYVLPNMFKPSEGSLELPVTCNVKHRPLGTIHFEYLIVSPMEDSLCNLETTYAKHWDPSWTGLEVGHRGLGASFKTKEGNAIRENTIASLKKAAASGADMLEFDVQLSKDMIPVIYHDYHVCISMKRKKEVDFTEMLELPVKDLTLEHLQKLKVYHLVEGRNHEILFFDEDLEEHQPFPTLEDALKKIDVHVGFNIELKWTMELNDGTFELNNPFDMNTYVDKVLEVVLKHAGERRIVLSCFNPDICTMVRNKQNKYPVMFLTVGVSEKYQPYRDPRCLTIPAAVQNAISSDILGIVVHTEDLLRDPTQVKLVTDVGLVIFCWGDDNNDKNTIKKLKEMGLHAVIYDKLDKYTTKEVKDMAGPTVAE; encoded by the exons ATGTCTGAAAAACTCAACCCCGAAAAGTCCGAAATATTATCTCAAGAATGGACATTTACTGTATCTGTATCCAATATAGGACCTAAGGAGAAGGTGGTTATGGCAGGAAATATTGCTGAACTCGGAGAATGGgattataaaaaagttgttCTGCTTCACCAAGTTGAAGATACAGATATATGGactattactataattataccTAATACTTGTGATGTATTCTACCGCTATGCCATATGTCTTTTTAATGAAGAAACCAAAGACATAATTGTACGGCGATGGGAAACTAACATTCAACCTagagtaattaaagaaaatatgctACATCCAGTTACAGATACATTTGGTGAATATGGTGGAAAGCAAAACATTTGTAGGGGATGGCTGACCTCCCAAAGCTTAGTTCAgttcaaatttaataacaatcctttaaaactaaaaagtcGTTTTGTTGGtagactaataaatataaagataactcCTGTTAAGTTATCTTTTGGCGCTGAGCCTCAAATAGAAGATTCATCTCTTAGTACAGATACAGCAGATGTTGAAATTCCCGTTGGTGTTTTTGTTGAAATAGCAACCCTTGATAATGACCCATCTATTTGTAACCTTCAACCTCAAGAACAATTTGGTCGAGAATATAAGCCAAATGATATCATGTTAGTCAATGTCTTAGCACCAAACCCTAAAAGTCTTGCTTATCTCATAGATTTCTATTCATATAGCACTCGTGCTTCGGTTGAAGAACCTCCATGTCATATAGGGTATACATATGTTTTGCCAAACATGTTTAAGCCTTCAGAAGGCTCATTGGAGTTGCCGGTTACCTgtaatgttaagcatcgacccCTTGGTACAATACATTTTGAATATCTTATTGTATCTCCTATGGAGGATAGCCTCTGCAATTTGGAAACAACTTATGCTAAGCACTGGGATCCATCTTGGACTGGACTAGAAGTTGGCCACAGGGGATTAGGTGCAAGCTTCAAAACTAAGGA GGGAAATGCCATTCGTGAAAACACAATAGCTTCCCTTAAAAAGGCAGCTGCCAGCGGGGCAGACATGCTGGAATTTGATGTGCAACTCAGTAAAGACATGATACCAGTAATTTATCATGATTATCATGTGTGTATTtcaatgaaaagaaaaaaagaagttGACTTCACAGAAATGCTAGAATTGCCTGTCAAAGATTTGACCTTGGAGCACCTACAGAAACTTAAG GTGTACCATTTAGTAGAAGGTCGTAaccatgaaattttgttttttgatgAAGATTTAGAAGAACATCAACCTTTTCCAACACTTGAAGATGCTCTCAAAAAGATAGATGTACATGTCGGTTTCAACATTGAGCTTAAGTGGACTATGGAATTGAATGATGGCACCTTTGAACTAAATAATCCATTTGACATGAATACATATGTTGACAAG GTCTTAGAAGTTGTTTTGAAACATGCCGGAGAGCGTCGTATTGTTCTTTCTTGTTTCAACCCCGATATATGCACTATGGTTCGAAACAAACAGAATAAATATCCAGTCATGTTTTTAACAGTG GGAGTTTCTGAAAAGTATCAGCCATACCGTGATCCGAGGTGCTTGACTATACCAGCGGCTGTCCAAAACGCTATTAGCTCCGATATTTTGGGCATTGTCGTGCACACTGAGGATTTACTCCGAGATCCTACTCAG GTGAAACTAGTGACAGACGTCGGTTTGGTCATATTTTGCTGGGGAGATGACAATAACGATaagaatactataaaaaagctcAAGGAAATGGGCTTGCATGCTGTGATATATGATAAACTCGACAAGTATACCACTAAAGAAGTTAag GATATGGCTGGTCCAACTGTAGCAGAGTAA
- the LOC126781051 gene encoding glycerophosphocholine phosphodiesterase GPCPD1 isoform X2 codes for MSEKLNPEKSEILSQEWTFTVSVSNIGPKEKVVMAGNIAELGEWDYKKVVLLHQVEDTDIWTITIIIPNTCDVFYRYAICLFNEETKDIIVRRWETNIQPRVIKENMLHPVTDTFGEYGGKQNICRGWLTSQSLVQFKFNNNPLKLKSRFVGRLINIKITPVKLSFGAEPQIEDSSLSTDTADVEIPVGVFVEIATLDNDPSICNLQPQEQFGREYKPNDIMLVNVLAPNPKSLAYLIDFYSYSTRASVEEPPCHIGYTYVLPNMFKPSEGSLELPVTCNVKHRPLGTIHFEYLIVSPMEDSLCNLETTYAKHWDPSWTGLEVGHRGLGASFKTKEGNAIRENTIASLKKAAASGADMLEFDVQLSKDMIPVIYHDYHVCISMKRKKEVDFTEMLELPVKDLTLEHLQKLKVYHLVEGRNHEILFFDEDLEEHQPFPTLEDALKKIDVHVGFNIELKWTMELNDGTFELNNPFDMNTYVDKVLEVVLKHAGERRIVLSCFNPDICTMVRNKQNKYPVMFLTVGVSEKYQPYRDPRCLTIPAAVQNAISSDILGIVVHTEDLLRDPTQVKLVTDVGLVIFCWGDDNNDKNTIKKLKEMGLHAVIYDKLDKYTTKEVKESIFLVEARESQRELIGLAALEASPRSGSSVSAPSAGDSGARPFLDLSQRREIGARSTVTSLESLASSIEIRDDPTDKNLKRNRDLIRSIDKESQVKEQRNSFKGLFATCDVDKSKGSPKKSRKDE; via the exons ATGTCTGAAAAACTCAACCCCGAAAAGTCCGAAATATTATCTCAAGAATGGACATTTACTGTATCTGTATCCAATATAGGACCTAAGGAGAAGGTGGTTATGGCAGGAAATATTGCTGAACTCGGAGAATGGgattataaaaaagttgttCTGCTTCACCAAGTTGAAGATACAGATATATGGactattactataattataccTAATACTTGTGATGTATTCTACCGCTATGCCATATGTCTTTTTAATGAAGAAACCAAAGACATAATTGTACGGCGATGGGAAACTAACATTCAACCTagagtaattaaagaaaatatgctACATCCAGTTACAGATACATTTGGTGAATATGGTGGAAAGCAAAACATTTGTAGGGGATGGCTGACCTCCCAAAGCTTAGTTCAgttcaaatttaataacaatcctttaaaactaaaaagtcGTTTTGTTGGtagactaataaatataaagataactcCTGTTAAGTTATCTTTTGGCGCTGAGCCTCAAATAGAAGATTCATCTCTTAGTACAGATACAGCAGATGTTGAAATTCCCGTTGGTGTTTTTGTTGAAATAGCAACCCTTGATAATGACCCATCTATTTGTAACCTTCAACCTCAAGAACAATTTGGTCGAGAATATAAGCCAAATGATATCATGTTAGTCAATGTCTTAGCACCAAACCCTAAAAGTCTTGCTTATCTCATAGATTTCTATTCATATAGCACTCGTGCTTCGGTTGAAGAACCTCCATGTCATATAGGGTATACATATGTTTTGCCAAACATGTTTAAGCCTTCAGAAGGCTCATTGGAGTTGCCGGTTACCTgtaatgttaagcatcgacccCTTGGTACAATACATTTTGAATATCTTATTGTATCTCCTATGGAGGATAGCCTCTGCAATTTGGAAACAACTTATGCTAAGCACTGGGATCCATCTTGGACTGGACTAGAAGTTGGCCACAGGGGATTAGGTGCAAGCTTCAAAACTAAGGA GGGAAATGCCATTCGTGAAAACACAATAGCTTCCCTTAAAAAGGCAGCTGCCAGCGGGGCAGACATGCTGGAATTTGATGTGCAACTCAGTAAAGACATGATACCAGTAATTTATCATGATTATCATGTGTGTATTtcaatgaaaagaaaaaaagaagttGACTTCACAGAAATGCTAGAATTGCCTGTCAAAGATTTGACCTTGGAGCACCTACAGAAACTTAAG GTGTACCATTTAGTAGAAGGTCGTAaccatgaaattttgttttttgatgAAGATTTAGAAGAACATCAACCTTTTCCAACACTTGAAGATGCTCTCAAAAAGATAGATGTACATGTCGGTTTCAACATTGAGCTTAAGTGGACTATGGAATTGAATGATGGCACCTTTGAACTAAATAATCCATTTGACATGAATACATATGTTGACAAG GTCTTAGAAGTTGTTTTGAAACATGCCGGAGAGCGTCGTATTGTTCTTTCTTGTTTCAACCCCGATATATGCACTATGGTTCGAAACAAACAGAATAAATATCCAGTCATGTTTTTAACAGTG GGAGTTTCTGAAAAGTATCAGCCATACCGTGATCCGAGGTGCTTGACTATACCAGCGGCTGTCCAAAACGCTATTAGCTCCGATATTTTGGGCATTGTCGTGCACACTGAGGATTTACTCCGAGATCCTACTCAG GTGAAACTAGTGACAGACGTCGGTTTGGTCATATTTTGCTGGGGAGATGACAATAACGATaagaatactataaaaaagctcAAGGAAATGGGCTTGCATGCTGTGATATATGATAAACTCGACAAGTATACCACTAAAGAAGTTAag GAGAGCATATTCTTGGTGGAGGCTCGCGAGTCGCAGCGGGAGCTCATTGGGCTGGCCGCACTGGAGGCGTCGCCGCGCAGCGGGAGCTCCGTGTCCGCGCCCAGCGCCGGCGACTCCGGCGCTCGGCCCTTCCTCGACCTGTCCCAGCGCCGGGAGATAGGGGCGCGCTCGACCGTCACCTCTCTGGAATCGCTCGCCTCCTCTATTGAAATACGAGACGATCCGACCGACAAAAACTTAAAACGCAACCGAGATCTCATTAGGAGTATCGATAAAGAGTCCCAAGTAAAAGAGCAGCGAAACTCGTTTAAAGGTCTCTTTGCAACTTGCGACGTCGATAAATCCAAAGGTTCCCCGAAAAAATCCCGTAAAGACGAGTAG
- the LOC126781051 gene encoding glycerophosphocholine phosphodiesterase GPCPD1 isoform X1 produces MQRWFFLEDRKKKKIKLLRKMSEKLNPEKSEILSQEWTFTVSVSNIGPKEKVVMAGNIAELGEWDYKKVVLLHQVEDTDIWTITIIIPNTCDVFYRYAICLFNEETKDIIVRRWETNIQPRVIKENMLHPVTDTFGEYGGKQNICRGWLTSQSLVQFKFNNNPLKLKSRFVGRLINIKITPVKLSFGAEPQIEDSSLSTDTADVEIPVGVFVEIATLDNDPSICNLQPQEQFGREYKPNDIMLVNVLAPNPKSLAYLIDFYSYSTRASVEEPPCHIGYTYVLPNMFKPSEGSLELPVTCNVKHRPLGTIHFEYLIVSPMEDSLCNLETTYAKHWDPSWTGLEVGHRGLGASFKTKEGNAIRENTIASLKKAAASGADMLEFDVQLSKDMIPVIYHDYHVCISMKRKKEVDFTEMLELPVKDLTLEHLQKLKVYHLVEGRNHEILFFDEDLEEHQPFPTLEDALKKIDVHVGFNIELKWTMELNDGTFELNNPFDMNTYVDKVLEVVLKHAGERRIVLSCFNPDICTMVRNKQNKYPVMFLTVGVSEKYQPYRDPRCLTIPAAVQNAISSDILGIVVHTEDLLRDPTQVKLVTDVGLVIFCWGDDNNDKNTIKKLKEMGLHAVIYDKLDKYTTKEVKESIFLVEARESQRELIGLAALEASPRSGSSVSAPSAGDSGARPFLDLSQRREIGARSTVTSLESLASSIEIRDDPTDKNLKRNRDLIRSIDKESQVKEQRNSFKGLFATCDVDKSKGSPKKSRKDE; encoded by the exons ATGCAACGTTGGTTTTTTTTAGAAGACcgtaagaagaaaaaaattaaattgttacgaAAAATGTCTGAAAAACTCAACCCCGAAAAGTCCGAAATATTATCTCAAGAATGGACATTTACTGTATCTGTATCCAATATAGGACCTAAGGAGAAGGTGGTTATGGCAGGAAATATTGCTGAACTCGGAGAATGGgattataaaaaagttgttCTGCTTCACCAAGTTGAAGATACAGATATATGGactattactataattataccTAATACTTGTGATGTATTCTACCGCTATGCCATATGTCTTTTTAATGAAGAAACCAAAGACATAATTGTACGGCGATGGGAAACTAACATTCAACCTagagtaattaaagaaaatatgctACATCCAGTTACAGATACATTTGGTGAATATGGTGGAAAGCAAAACATTTGTAGGGGATGGCTGACCTCCCAAAGCTTAGTTCAgttcaaatttaataacaatcctttaaaactaaaaagtcGTTTTGTTGGtagactaataaatataaagataactcCTGTTAAGTTATCTTTTGGCGCTGAGCCTCAAATAGAAGATTCATCTCTTAGTACAGATACAGCAGATGTTGAAATTCCCGTTGGTGTTTTTGTTGAAATAGCAACCCTTGATAATGACCCATCTATTTGTAACCTTCAACCTCAAGAACAATTTGGTCGAGAATATAAGCCAAATGATATCATGTTAGTCAATGTCTTAGCACCAAACCCTAAAAGTCTTGCTTATCTCATAGATTTCTATTCATATAGCACTCGTGCTTCGGTTGAAGAACCTCCATGTCATATAGGGTATACATATGTTTTGCCAAACATGTTTAAGCCTTCAGAAGGCTCATTGGAGTTGCCGGTTACCTgtaatgttaagcatcgacccCTTGGTACAATACATTTTGAATATCTTATTGTATCTCCTATGGAGGATAGCCTCTGCAATTTGGAAACAACTTATGCTAAGCACTGGGATCCATCTTGGACTGGACTAGAAGTTGGCCACAGGGGATTAGGTGCAAGCTTCAAAACTAAGGA GGGAAATGCCATTCGTGAAAACACAATAGCTTCCCTTAAAAAGGCAGCTGCCAGCGGGGCAGACATGCTGGAATTTGATGTGCAACTCAGTAAAGACATGATACCAGTAATTTATCATGATTATCATGTGTGTATTtcaatgaaaagaaaaaaagaagttGACTTCACAGAAATGCTAGAATTGCCTGTCAAAGATTTGACCTTGGAGCACCTACAGAAACTTAAG GTGTACCATTTAGTAGAAGGTCGTAaccatgaaattttgttttttgatgAAGATTTAGAAGAACATCAACCTTTTCCAACACTTGAAGATGCTCTCAAAAAGATAGATGTACATGTCGGTTTCAACATTGAGCTTAAGTGGACTATGGAATTGAATGATGGCACCTTTGAACTAAATAATCCATTTGACATGAATACATATGTTGACAAG GTCTTAGAAGTTGTTTTGAAACATGCCGGAGAGCGTCGTATTGTTCTTTCTTGTTTCAACCCCGATATATGCACTATGGTTCGAAACAAACAGAATAAATATCCAGTCATGTTTTTAACAGTG GGAGTTTCTGAAAAGTATCAGCCATACCGTGATCCGAGGTGCTTGACTATACCAGCGGCTGTCCAAAACGCTATTAGCTCCGATATTTTGGGCATTGTCGTGCACACTGAGGATTTACTCCGAGATCCTACTCAG GTGAAACTAGTGACAGACGTCGGTTTGGTCATATTTTGCTGGGGAGATGACAATAACGATaagaatactataaaaaagctcAAGGAAATGGGCTTGCATGCTGTGATATATGATAAACTCGACAAGTATACCACTAAAGAAGTTAag GAGAGCATATTCTTGGTGGAGGCTCGCGAGTCGCAGCGGGAGCTCATTGGGCTGGCCGCACTGGAGGCGTCGCCGCGCAGCGGGAGCTCCGTGTCCGCGCCCAGCGCCGGCGACTCCGGCGCTCGGCCCTTCCTCGACCTGTCCCAGCGCCGGGAGATAGGGGCGCGCTCGACCGTCACCTCTCTGGAATCGCTCGCCTCCTCTATTGAAATACGAGACGATCCGACCGACAAAAACTTAAAACGCAACCGAGATCTCATTAGGAGTATCGATAAAGAGTCCCAAGTAAAAGAGCAGCGAAACTCGTTTAAAGGTCTCTTTGCAACTTGCGACGTCGATAAATCCAAAGGTTCCCCGAAAAAATCCCGTAAAGACGAGTAG